The Blastomonas sp. SL216 DNA window CCGCAGGCTTTATCAGCGCGCGCTCGAACTGCCCGAAGACGCCACCGACAATGCAACCGCGCATGCCGAGGCCAAGGCGTTTCTGGCGGGCGCGTAGCCCGGGCCATTCACATGCTGACGCTAGGCCCGAGAATAATCAGCGCGTGGCCCGGCGGGTGAGCGCGTCTGCGGGGAAGGCATCGTTCGCGCTGACGGGCGGTTCCGCGGCTTCGTCGTCATAGGACATCAACCATGCCTCGGCCTCGTCCATATCGGTGAAGAACCGTGCGGCACGGCCTTCGCTCGCCCTCACGAGCTGCATGCGCGCCAGCGACAAGGACACGACAAAGGCGAGCTTGCGCGAGCGATATTGCGGGTTTGACATCATCGCGGCGAAAGCCGGGACCATCTCCTGCGGCTGGATCTTCATGTCGCGCACATCGACCAGCGTCACATGCTGGTTGGGAGCGCTGGTCAGCTTGAGATGCGCCGCGTTGCGGGCCGCGACATAGCGCTCGACGTCCGCCGCCTCAAAGAAACCACCAAGATAATGCCGAACGACGTTGGTTACCGGATCGGCTTCAACTTTAAAGTGCGCGTTCATGCCCCCATATTGACGGCAACGGGTGAAAAAATCGTAATCGACGGACGCCTGTACGAACGATTTTCTATCGCGTTGATTTCCAACCGCTGCAAGAGGCGCGGCAGCCAGCTATCGCCGTCCAGACCATTCGGCCCTGCATGGCAAAACCGGTGACGATCTGTGGTTATCGCGGCGGGTCAATAGAGCCTTGGGGCCCCAGCCGCTTCCCATGCCGCTTCATCCGCCCGGGTCAGCGCGTCGAGATCGCCCGGGGTGGCTGCCGCATCGTCGACCCATTCGCGCAACAGCGGGCCGCCGTTGATCACGTCGATGGCCAGCTTGCCGAGTTCATATTCATATGGGAAATCGCGCCACAGCGGGTAATCCGGATAGAGCGCACGGATCGCCTTGAAGCCCAGTGCCTGGACGCGCCAGGGGCGGAAAGCCTGGTGATCGTAGAAGCGCCCCTCGGCATGGATATGCACGCCATGGCACAGCTGGCCGACATGCTTGTGGAAGGTCGGCTCGAACCAGATTTCGCGCAACGCACAGCCGGTGAGCCATTCGGGTGCGATTTCGTGCATCTTCGCGATCACATCGCGCGCGTTGATGTCGGGCGCGCCGAACAGTTCGAGCGGGCGCGTGGTGCCCCTGCCCTCGCTCAGCGTCGTGCCTTCCAGCATCACCGTGCCGGCATAGGCGCGCGCCATGTTGACGTTCGGCGCGTTGGGGCTGGGATTGACCCAGAGCCGGTCGGTAGGCCAGCCAAAGCCAGGCGCCGCATAGGGCTGCCAGCCCTGCATCTCGATCACGCGGTAATCGACATCAAGGCGATAGTGCTTGATGAACCAATGGCCCATCTCGCCCAGCGTCAGCCCATGGCGCATCGGCATCGGCCCTGCACCGACAAAGCTCTCCCAGCCTTCGCGCAGCGTCAGCCCTTCGACCGGACGACCGGCCGGATTGGGTCGATCGAGCACCCAGACCGATTTGCCATGCTGGGCTGCGGCCTCGAGGATGTAGAGCAGCGTCGTGACGAAGGTGTAGATGCGGCAGCCCAGATCCTGCAGATCGATCAGCACGACATCGAACGTGCCCATCATCTGCCCGGTCGGGCGGCGCACCTCGCCATACAGGCTGAACACCGGGATGCCGTGCACCGGATCGGTGAAATCCGGGCTTTCGACCATATTGTCCTGCTTGTCGCCGCGCAGGCCGTGCTGCGGGCCGAACGCAGCGGAAAGCGTGATTTCGTCGAGCGCAGCCAGCGCGTCGAGCGAGTGGCGCAGATCTGCGGTGACCGAAGCAGGATGCGCAAGCAGCGCGACGCGGCGACCTTTCAGCGGCGCGCGCAGATCAGGCTCTGCCAGAAGACGATCGATACCGAAGAGCATAGGACCTCGCGCTGCTTTATAAACGTGCGGGTTCTTTAGCCCAGCCGCGCGGCAAAACAATCGGGGTGATGAAAATCGGGCTTTCCGGCAGGATGGACAAGCGACCAGTAGCTCTTGCTGCCGTCTTTCGCCTCGATCACCGCAGTGATGGCAAGCCGCCAGGGTGCGGGGCCAAGCAGGTCGGCCAGCCCGGTCAGGTCGAACGTGGCGCGCCAGCAGCCGCCCTCACCTTCAATGACCGGATCGGTCGGCAGGGCGAGGTCGCGCATCCCGGCACGGTAGTCGTCGAACGCATAGGCGGCCCAGGCACCCGAGGGAGCGAGGTTGAACTCGGAATAGGTGGGACCGGTGGTCGATCCGATAAACGCCTCGAAGCAACTGTGCTGCCAGAGGCCATCGGTGCGGCCCTGTGCCGGGGCGGGCCAGAGGATGCGGCCTTCGGGGTCGGTGACGTGATAGGCGATGGCGAGCGCCTGGTTTTCCCATATGGACCAGTCAACCGAGAGCGCGAGGCCATCGGGTGCGGCGAAATCGGGATGGGGATGTAGTTGCGACATACTGACAGCATTTCAGACCAACCACCCGCAGTTCAACCTCTTTCGTCATTCCCGCGAACGCGGGAATCCCGCTTCTGCGCTGACAGAGAGGAAGAAGCGGGACCCCCGCCTTCGCGGGGGTGACGAGTTGGGGCGATAAGGAGCCAAGCGAAAATGACGGAGTTGGCGGGGGATGAAGACGCTGCTAGACTGACGCAAACGTAAAGCGCGGACAGCGTATCGGGAGAGCATCATGGCGCTGGTCAAGGCCGCCAATCCATCGCAGATTTTCGGGCGCGAGGTGTTTCGTGACCTCACGGCTGTGTCGCGCTGGAAAGGCCTGGCATTGGTCGCGCACGCATGGGTGGTGATCATCGCGCTCGCCTGGTGCGCGGCCTATCTGGGTACATGGTGGGCTTGGGCGATCGCGGTCGTGCTGATCGGCGGGCGGCAGCTGGGCCTGGCGATCCTGATGCACGAGGGTGCGCACGGCCTGCTGCATCCCAATCGCGCCGTGAACAACTGGGTCGGCCAATGGGTCACCGGTGTACCGATGGGGACCGATCTGCACGCCTATCGCACCTATCACCTGACGCATCACCGTTATACGCAGCAGCCGGAGGACCCGGACCTGTCGCTGTCCGCGCCTTTCCCCACCACCCGCGCCAGCCTGGTGCGCAAGGTGTTTCGCGATCTTACCGGCCAGACGTTCATCAAGCAGCGCGGCGCGCAGCTCGCCATGGCGATCAAGGGCTTCGCGCCGGGTGCCAAGGAGCAGAATCTGTTCATCGGAAAGGTGACGCTGCGTTTTCTGGGCGCGCAGATCGTGCTGCTGGCGCTGTCGTTCGCCACGGGCCTGGGCGCGCTGCCCTGGCTGATCTGGATGCTCGCGATGGCAACGACGTTCCAGCTGTACTTGCGCATCCGCAATATCGCCGAACATGCCTGCACGACCACGGGCAGCGAAGACCCGTTCACTCACGCGCGCACCACCTATGCGGGCCTGCTGGAGCGCGCGACGGTTGCGCCCTACTGGGTCAATTTCCACAGCGAGCACCATCTGTTCATGGGCGTGCCGTGCTACAATCTGCCCCGCGCACACCGCATGCTGGTCGATGCGGGACATGCCGGGCGGATGACCATCGCGCCCGGCTATGCCACGGTCCTGCGGCAGGTGGTAAAGCCTGCCGCCTGACCTTTCGGGTCACACCATTTCGGTGCGTGCGCCCGCCTTTTCGCTGACCATGTCGGCGATCGCCTTGCTGAACGCGGGCAGATCATCGGGGCAGCGGCTGGTGATGAGGTTGCCGTCCACGGCCACTTCCTGGTCGACGACATGCGCGCCGGCATTCTTGAGATCGGTGCGGATTGACTTGTAGCCGGTCAGCGTGGCGCCCTTGGCAAGGCCCGCCTCGACCAGCAGCCACGGCGCGTGACAGACGGCGGCGATCGGCTTGCGCGCATCGGCGAACGCCTTGATCAGCGCCATCGCCTCCTCATCGACGCGCAGCAGATCGGGGTTGATCTGGCCGCCCGGAAGCACCAGCGCGTCATGTTGCTCGACCCGCGCGCCCGAAAGCGGTGCATCGACAGTGACGCTCTGGCCCCAGTCATCACCCTTCCATCCCCTGATCTCGCCGCTTTCGGGCGAGACGATGGTGACGTTGGCGCCAGCGGCCTTGAGGTCGTCGCGCGGCTGGATGAGTTCGGATTCCTCGAAACCATGGGTAGCGAGGATGCAGATATTGCGGCCGGAAAGATCGGGAAGGCTCATGGGGGTTCTCCGTAATGGGGTTTCCCTTACCCTACGGATGCGGCCCGAACGCGTTCCCTAAAGCCACTTGGCCCATTTGAAACGGACATACAGCCCGATGCAGATCGTCACCATCGCGCCGACCACGACGAAATAGCCGTAGCGCCAGCGCAGTTCGGGCATGAACTCGAAATTCATCCCGTAAATCCCGGCGATCGCGGTGGGCACGGCCAGGATCGCGGCCCAGGCGGCGAGCTGGCGGGTGATGACGCCCTGGCGCTGCTGTTCGAGCAGGCCGCTCGTTTCGATCACCGATGTCAGCGTATCGCGCAGGCCGGCGACGCGATAATCGGCGCGGCGGACATGATCGTGCAGGTCGCGGAAATAGGGATGTATGTCGGTATCGATCTGCGGCAGCTCCAGATGCATGCAGCGGTTGGCGACATCCTGCATCGGGCTCAATACGCGCTGCAGCCGGAACAGGTCGCGGCGCAGCGAGAACAGCTGCGAGGTTTCCTGCTTGTTGAGAAACGCATCGAGCGCGCGGTCCTCGATACCCAGCACCCGGTCCTCCAGCGCGTCGATCACCTCCAGATAGCCATCGACGATGAAATCGAGGATCGCATGCAGCACGAAATCCGCGCCACGCTTCAGCAGCCGCGGCGTCGCCTCCAGCTTGTGGCGCACGGGGCTGTGGTCACGCAGCGAGCCATGGCGCACGGTGACGATGAACTGGCGGCCCATGAAGACCGCGGTATTGCCATAGGTGATCGCGGTGTTGCTGTCGCTTTCATCCAGATGCACGGTGCGCGCGACTGCGAACAGATGCTCGCCATAAGGCTCGATCTTGGGCAGGTGCCGCCGGTCCAGCGCATCCTCCACCGCCAGCGGATGCAGACCCAGTTGCGATTGGATCGGCATCAGCTCGGCCTCGGTGGGCTCATGCAGCCCGATCCACAGCAGGTCTGCCGGATCGTCGAGCGGCGGCAGCGGCTGGCTCAGGTCCAGATCGCGCGCCAGCTCGCCATCGCGGTACAGGCGCGCGGCGATGACGGTCATGCAGCCTCGACCGGTCGGCCGAGCGCCTCGGCGATCAGCTTGCGGGTGTTGGCAATGCCGTAGAGCGCGATGAAGCTGCCCATGCGCGGGCCCTGCTCGCTGCCCAGCAGTGTCTCGTACAAGGCCTTGAACCAGTCGCGCAGGTTGCCGAAGCCATAGGCCTCGTCCTTGCCGATGGCATAGACGATGTTCTGGATATCCTCGGCAGAGGCATTCTCGGGCAGCTCGGCCAGCTCATTGTCCAGCCGGGTCAGCGCGTCGATTTCCTTGCCCTCGGGCCAGCGGCGCTTGAGCGTCGGCGCGATGAAATCGCGGCCATAGTTCACCGCATTCTCGATCAGCCCGTCGAGCTCGGGATGCGTTTCGGGCGACACGCCAGGCGCGTATTTCTGGACAAAGCCCCAGACGAGATCCTTGTCGTCCATCCCGGGCAGGCTGACGACATTGAGCAGCAGGCCGAAGCTGACCGGCGGGCTGCCTTCGGGCACCTCGCCTGCGTGAATATGGTGCGCCGGATTGCCCAGGCGCTTGTCCTCGTCCTGCGTATGCCAGTTGTCGCGGAACTGGAAATATTCGTCGACCGCGCGCGGGATCACGCCCAGATGCAGCTGCTTGGCCGCCTTGGGTTCACGGAAGATATAGAAGGCTAGGCTGTTCTCGCTGCCATAGCGCAGCCAGTCCTCGATCGACAGGCCGTTGCCCTTGGACTTGGAGATCTTCTCGCCCTTTTCGTCGAGGAACATCTCGTAGATCATGCCCTCGGGCTTCTGGCCGCCCAGCACGCGCGCGATCTTGCCCGATTGCACGCCGCTGTCGGTCAGGTCCTTGCCGTACATCTCGTAATCGACGCCAAGCGCAACCCAGCGCATGGCCCAATCGACCTTCCACTGCAGCTTCGCGCCGCCCGCCAGCACCGATTGCTCGATGGTCTCGCCCTCGTCCGTGAAGCGCACAATCCCGGCATCGGCATCGACCACCTCGACCGGCACCTGCAGCACCACGCCCGACTTGGCGCTGATCGGCATGATCGGCGAATAGGTCGCGGCGCGTTCGGCGCGCAGCGTCGGCAGCATGATGTCAAGGATCGCCTGATAGTTGCGCAGCACCCCGCGCAAGGCATCGTCAAACGCGCCGCTCTGGTAGCGCTCGGTCGAGGACACGAACTCGTAATCGAAGCCGAACTGGTCGAGAAACGCGCGCAGCATCGCGTTGTTGTGATGCGCGAAGCTTTCGAACTTGCCGAACGGATCGGGGATCTGGGTCAGCGGCTTGCCCAGATGCGTCCGCAGCATGTCCGGGTTGGGCACATTGTCGGGCACCTTGCGCAGGCCGTCCATATCGTCGCTGAACGCCACCAGCCGCGTTGGCGCGCCGCCGGTGAGGGTCTCATAAGCGCGGCGGACGAGCGTGGTGCGGAACACCTCCTGGAACGTGCCGATATGCGGCAGGCCCGAGGGGCCATAGCCGGTTTCGAACAGCATCGGACCTTGCGCATCGGGCTTGCCGGCCGGATAGCGTTTCATCAGCTTGCGCGCTTCCTCGAACGGCCATGCCTTGGATCGCATTGCTGCCTCGCGATACGCGCTCACACGTGTTTCCTTTTCGTTCCGATGTCGCCATATAGGGCGGGTGATGATCGCTTCCCTAAACTTTCCAGCCCTGCATGCAAGCCATAGCGCGATCTGGTTCGCGCATCCGGGCGAGCCTGCGGTGCGCATCTCCAAGGGCGAAGCGATCAGCCGCGCGGCGGAGACTCCGCTGATCATGCTCAACGCGCCTCTGGTGGCGCAGCGCCTGGGCTATCCCGAGCTTTCGGGCCTCGATCTGCTCGAGCTGTTCGCGTTCATCCACCCCGCCCAGTTCATGGTGCCGACGCCGATGGGGCTGGTGCGCGCACTCAAACTCCCTTTCCCCTTCAGGGGGGAGGGTCGGGGAGGGGGGCACGCGCCGGAACTCGCGTTGCAGTCCCCTCTCCCAACCCTCTCCCCTGAAGGAGAGAGGGCGGATAGTCCCCTCCCCGAATCCGCCATTCCGGCCCTGCTCCATGCCGCCGCCGAGGCGCTGATCGCGACGCTGGAGCGGCCCGACTGGCCGCAGCGCGAAGGGGCGTGGACCGGGCTGCAGGCGCTGGCGCGGCTGCGCTGGCCATGGGCGGGCGTTGCTTCAAAAGCGTTGAAACAGCCCGAAAAGGCCGAACGCTGGCTGTTCTCGCGGCTACCCGAATGGGAGGAGCAGCAGCCCCGCCCGCAACCCCGCCAGATCACGCTCGCCGAAGCCGATGCCGAAGCGCAGCTCGAGGCGCTGACCGGCACGGGGGCGGAGCGGCGCGAAGGCCAGCGACAGTTCGCGCGCACCGCCGCGCACATCTTTGCCCCGCGCGAAAAGCGGCAGGAGCCGCACATGCTGCTGGCAGAAGCGGGAACCGGCATCGGCAAGACCTTGGGCTATCTCGCCCCCGCCTCGCTCTGGTCGCATGGCGCGGGCGGCACGGTGTGGATTTCCACCTATACCAAGGCGCTGCAGCGGCAATTGTCGCGCGAGACCGAGCGCATCTACGGCTCCGAGGCCGATTTCCGCAAACGCGTGGTCATCCGCAAGGGCCGCGAGAATTATCTGTGCCTGCTCAACCTTGAAGATGCCCTGCAGGGCGGTTTCCAGAACCGTGCCGCCGTGCTGGCGCAGCTGGTCGCGCGCTGGGCCGCGTACAGCCGCGATGGCGATATGATCGGCGGCGATCTGCCCGGCTGGCTGACCACGCTCTTCCGGCGCGCGGGCGTCACCGCGCTCACCGACCGGCGCGGCGAGTGCGTCTATGCCGGCTGCCCGCACTATCGCAAATGCTTCATCGAGCATGCCGCGCGCTCGAGCCAGAATGCCGATCTCGTCATCGCCAACCATGCGCTGGTGATGGTCAACGCGGCGCGCGCGCGCGAGCAGCAGGGCCGCCCGACGCGGATCATCTTTGACGAGGGCCATCATCTGCACGATGCCGCCGATTCGATGTTCGCGGTGGCGCTGACCGGCCAGGAAACGGTCGAGATGCGCCGATGGGTGATGGGGCCGGAGGGCAAGTCGCGCGGACGCAGGCGGGGCCTGGCCGCGCGCCTGTCCGATGTCGCGTCCTATGACGAGCTGGGCGGCCGCGCGATCGAGGCGGCACGGATCGCCGCAGAGGCGCTGCCCGGCGAAGGCTGGCTCGCGCGCATCCGCGAAGGCGCGCCTTCGGGCGAGATCGAACAGCTGCTCGCCGCGATCCGGGGCACCGTCTATGCGCGCGACGAGAGCGGGGCGGAGGATGCCGGCTATGGCCTGGAGACCGAGCTTGCCGAACTCGATGGTCCGCTGATCGCCGCCGCGCTCGATGCCGCCCGCGCGATCGATGCGCTGCACGGGCCGCTGGTCGCGCTTGGGCGGCGGCTGGAAGTGCTGACCGAAGACCCGCCCGACTGGCTCGACGGCCAGGCGCGCGCGCGCATCGAAGGGGCGCTGGCATCGCTCGGCTGGCGGATCGACCTGCTCGCCGCCTGGGCCGCGCTGCTGGGGCGCATCGGCGGGCCGACCGATCCCGATTTCGTCGACTGGCTGGCGCTCGACCGGGTGGAGGGGCGCGAATATGACATGGGGCTGCACCGCCGCTGGCTCGACCCCGGCAAGCCGCTGGCCGAGGCCGTGATCAAGCCCGCGCATGGCGTGCTGGTGACCTCTGCCACGTTGAAGGCGGGCGAGGACTGGGGCCCTGCCCTCACCCGCACCGGCGCGGTGCATCTGGAAAAGACGCCCGAACTGTTCGAGGCGCGCAGCCCGTTCGACTATGCGACCCAGGCCGAGGTGCTGATCGTCACCGACGTCAGGAAAGGCGACATGGCCGGGCTTGCCGGAGCCTATGGGCGGCTGATCGAGGCCGCAGGCGGCGGCGCGCTCGGGCTGTTCACCGCGATCAAGCGGCTGCGCGCGGTGCATGGCCGCATCGCCGACCGGCTCGCGCAATCGGGGCTGCCGCTTTACGCGCAGCATGTCGACCCGATGGAAACGGGGACGCTGGTCGATATTTTCCGCGACGATCCGCGCGCCTCGCTGCTGGGCACCGACAGCTTGCGCGACGGGGTGGATGTGCCCGGCGACTCGCTGCGGCTGGTGATCATGGAGGGCGTGCCCTGGCCCAAGCCCGATATCCTGCACCGCGCCCGGCGCGCGGCGGGCGGCGGCACGAAATATGACGACATGATCATCCGCGCGCGGCTGGCCCAGGCGTTCGGGCGACTGATCCGCCGCGCCGATGATCGCGGGCGTTTCGTCATGCTCTCTTCGGCCTTCCCGTCGCGCCTGCTCAGCGCCTTCCCGCCGGGCACGCCAGTGCGACGCGTGACGCTTTCCGAAGCTTTACAAGCGGTGCAATCTGGCGTTTCTGCGCAGGCGAACCAGGGCGCGCGATTCGATCCCGTGACGGGATCGGGGGGAGAGATGCAATGAAAAGGCTGACCTTGCTGCGGCACGCCAAATCGGACTGGCTGGACCGCAGCCTGCGCGATTTCGACCGTCCGCTCAACGCGCGCGGGATGAAGGGTGCCAAGGCCATGGGGCTGTACGCGGCCGAGAAGAAGATGGTGTTCGACGCCGTCGTCGCCTCGCCCGCCGTGCGCGTGACCGAAACGATCGACCATTTCGAAGCCGCTTATGGCCAGACGCTGCACCCCGATTGGGACCGCCGCATCTACCTCGCCTCGTCGGTGACGCTGATCGACGTGCTGCGCGGCGTCGATGACAGCGCGAACCATGTACTGATGGTGGGGCACAATCCGGGGCTCGAGGATCTGGTGTTCGATCTTGTCCCCGATGACGGTTCCAGCCCGTTGCGCGATGTGGTGGAGGAGAAGTTCCCCACCGCCGCGCTCGCCATCATGGAACTGGGCATCGATCGCTGGGCCGATCTGGACAACCGCACCGCCAGGCTGATCGAAGTGACCCGCCCGCGCGATCTGGACCCCGATCTGGGGCCGCAGGACGACGACTGACATCATGGCAACGACACTGCCCGAAACCCGCCTGCGCCGCGCGGGGCCGGACGATGCTGCCAAGCTGGCGCTGCTGGGTTCTGCGACCTTCCTCACCGCCTTTGCGCATGACCATCCCGGGCAGGCGCTGATCGATCATTGCGCGATCGAGCATGGCGCAGCGCGCTATGCCGGATGGCTGGACAAGCCCGCTTACGCCTTCTGGCTGATCGAGACCCTGATCGGCGCGCCGGTTGGCTATGCGATGCTGAGCCCGCCTGAACTGGACATCAGCCCCGATCCGGGCGCGGTGGAACTCAAGCGCATCTATGCCCTGTCCGGCTGGCAGGGCGCAGGTCTGGGGCAGCGGCTGATGGAAGCCGTGATCGACGAGGCGCGCGCACGCGGCGCGCCGTCGCTGTACCTGTGCGTCTATACCAACAATCCCGATGCGCAGCGCTTCTACGCCCGGTTCGGGTTCGAGAAGGTCGGGCAGCAGCAATTCATGACCGGCAACGTGCCGTTCACCGACTGGATCATGCGCAAGGCGCTGTAAGCTTCCGGATCAGGCGCTGGCGAGCGCTGCTGCCAATCGGTCGCGAATGGCGCGCAGGCCCTGGATGTCCACCGAAGAACCCGTCGGTGCAGCCGAGGGTGCGGGCGCCGGTGTTGCCGGGGCCTTGCCCGCCAGATACTGGCGCGCGCCGCGTACGGTGAATCCCTCGCGGTTGAGCAGCCGATCGATCGTGCGCAGCATCTCGACATCCTCTGGCCGGTAATAGCGGCGGCCACCCGCGCGCTTCAACGGCTTGATCGTGTCGAACTGCGCCTCCCAATAGCGCAGGATATGCGGCTTGACCCCCAGCTCGGTCGAAACCTCGCCGATGGTGCGCATCGCACCTTCGGCCTTGCTGGCCGGGGGCGAGAGCGGATCAGTCACCCGCCATGATCCTTTCCTTCATGATCTGGCTGGCGCGGAAGGTGAGCACGCGGCGCGGCGTGATCGGCACTTCAACCCCGGTCTTGGGATTGCGCCCTACCCGCTCGCCCTTGTCGCGCAGCAAGAAGGTGCCGAAGCCGGAGATTTTCACGTTCTCGCCGCGCTCCAGCGCATCGGTCATGTGGTTGAGCACCGATTCCACCATTTGTGCGGCATCGGCGCGCGACAGGCCGAGCTGATGGTTGATTGTGTCGGCCAGATCGGCCCTGGTCAAAGTCCCCACCGAACGCATCGCCCCGTCTCCTAACCCGCTAAGGCGCGGAGAGTAGCGGATCGGCGATATAATGGCAAATCGGGGCTATGTAAAAACAGTGCGAATTGAGCGCATTGAACGACAAAATTGCGTGAGGTTAATAGCGGACTACGGCCGCACCCCAGGTAAGCCCGCCACCCATCGCTTCCAGCACCAGAAGGTCGCCGCGCTTGATCCTGCCATCGCGCACCGCGGTGTCGAGCGCCAGCGGGACCGAGGCAGCCGATGTATTGGCATGCTGATCGACAGTGACCACCACCTTTTCGGGCGACAGGTTCAGCTTGCGCGCGGTCGCATCGAGGATGCGGGCATTGGCCTGGTGCGGCACCACCCAGTCGACATCGGCGCTGGTCATCCCGACGCGGTGCAGCACCTGCTCCATCACTTCTGCGAGATTGACGACTGCATGGCGGAACACCTCGCGCCCCTTCATCCGCACCTTGCCGACCGTGCCGGTGGTGGAAGGTCCACCGTCGACATAGAGCAGGTCGTGATGGCGGCCATCGGCATGCAGTTCTGTGGTCAGGATACCG harbors:
- a CDS encoding integration host factor subunit alpha — its product is MRSVGTLTRADLADTINHQLGLSRADAAQMVESVLNHMTDALERGENVKISGFGTFLLRDKGERVGRNPKTGVEVPITPRRVLTFRASQIMKERIMAGD